Proteins from a single region of Hordeum vulgare subsp. vulgare chromosome 6H, MorexV3_pseudomolecules_assembly, whole genome shotgun sequence:
- the LOC123404435 gene encoding FCS-Like Zinc finger 6-like, with amino-acid sequence MEFNASYFHAFGNPDFAAVFSDGSAQALRPNPSAGDGEGASVKAEKGAAVARPTTTPSSVTFAVPDEELGEAHHFLNECSRCRKGLTGDIFMYRGDTPFCSEECRRKQIETEKARHRRKKQNSPKAQAQAAAAAAAAAERESAPQVRRPQPQ; translated from the exons ATGGAGTTCAACGCATCCTACTTCCACGCGTTCGGCAACCCCGACTTCGCGGCGGTCTTCTCCGACGGCAGCGCGCAGGCGCTCCGGCCGAACCCCTCcgccggcgacggcgagggagcTAGCGTGAAGGCGGAGAAAGGAGCCGCGGTGGCGAGGCCCACCACAACCCCCTCGTCCGTGACCTTTGCCGTCCCCGACGAGGAGCTGGGGGAGGCGCACCACTTCCTGAACGAGTGCTCCCGCTGTCGCAAAGGCCTCACCGGCGACATCTTCATGTACAG AGGGGACACGCCATTCTGCAGCGAGGAGTGTAGGAGGAAGCAAATCGAGACGGAGAAGGCGAGACACCGGAGGAAGAAGCAAAACTCCCCAAAGGCGCAGGCGCAGGCGGCGgccgcggcagcggcagcggcggaGAGAGAGAGCGCGCCCCAGGTGCGGCGGCCGCAGCCACAGTAG